GTTTTTTCCTGGTGTAATCCAGTAATTGATATCTGCCTGTCCTGAGGAATCTTCATTGGATGACCCATCCCGAACATCATATCCATTCACGTTGATCTCTAAATTGACTGAGTAGTTTTTGTAAGTAATGATATAGTAACCTTCTTTGGGGAGATCGATAGCATTCGGTTTTTCTTCTCCAAAAACAGGCGGAATGCAGATGGTTAAAACAAGAAAAAGGAACAAGATTCTTTTCATTTGAAGTTCTCCAGACTAAGGTAACGGAGGATTATAAAAAAGAGAAATGAAATGTCGATGAGAAATTAAACTAGTAAATGAATTTTAAAAAGAATTTTAGAGAATGATTTAGGACCTAGTCAAGTTATAGAAATTTCTTTCCATGACGATCGAAAAAGAAATTTGTATCACAAGCCTAACAATGAAACCTTCCATATTTTTTGGCAGGGATTGGTTTGCTACAAGAAGGACAAAGAACTGTTTTTTAGATTGGCTAAGATTCCAAACAATAAAATTAAAATGAAAAAATTAAAATGCCCGACTACAGCTTCTATATTATCAGCGAACATATATAAATAAACTGCATTCGTAAGCCATTCGGTAAAAGAAGAATTAAAAAAGATGGAAGAAACGATACTGAAACCAAATTCCTTTTTTGGTGTGAACGCATATGACTCTGTATTATTAAAAAACAAAGTTAGCATCGATAAAAAAATAAATCCTAAGGTTAGGATCGGTTTTCGGTAGTTATGATTTGCTTTTTCGAATATAAACATTGTTAGTTGGTATGGGTTTTGGCATGGGCAGTGGCAACCGCTATAGCAATGCTAAACTTGAATTTTCGAGCCATGGTTGAATTGTATCATGTTATCCGCATTTTAAAGTGAATTTAAAACCAAAGGTAAAACAAAAAAGTAAATCCGAGGAGGATTCCATAGAGCCATTCATCTCGTTTTCGAAAAAGATTTGCTGCGGATTGGTTTGATGATCTTTTTTTGATAGTTATAAAAAAAGAATAAATTACAAAAAGAAAAAATCCGGAGATGGATAAATATATTTTATATTCCGGTATTTTGATTCTGAAGGCAATGAGCGTAAAAAATAAAATCAAAAACAAAATCCAATTCTTAGTATTTGGCCTTAGGAAGATCAGGGACATCCATAGTTTTTGTTTTGGAAGGGAACTTACATTTTCTGGCAAAGCTTCCAAATTTTTCCTTTGCCTGTTTTGAACCAAAGCTGTAGAAACAAGTAAAACAAGAGCAAAATGAAAACTAAAAAAAACTCTATGTAAAAAATTGAGTTCTCCACCAAATAAGTGTTTTATGGATTCTGGTGCGATTTCAGAATAAAACACAGGAATTAGAAATGAAAAAATTGGTGTGAGAAGGATTGTAATACATATCATTCGACTACTGATTTTTATATTTAAGATTCCAAATAAAAAAACAACAAGTAGAGCAGGGGTGAAATGGGAACTTTGGTTGGAAAGTTCGATAAAGAAATTTTTCTTAGAATTGGGATCCACAAAGAGAATGGCAAGGACTGTGACCAATGCCGAAAAAACCAAAAGAAAGATTCGGCCAACTTTCATCTCTTCTTCATCAATCAATTTTTCGCCTAGTTTTTCTCGGAATGGTTTATAAAAATCAATCGTAAAGAGTGTGGCCGCTGAATGTAACATCGAGTCTATGCTTGAAAAAATGGCTCCAAGAAGGCCTGCGAGGATCACTCCGATCAGCCCATATCCAAATGGAACTACAAGTACAAGCAACTTGGAAAACGCTTCATCTGGTGCGATGTTTGCAGTTTCACCAAGAGAAGTCCAAATTTGATAGGCGGCAACCCCGGTAAGGATGGAAAAAAAAGGAACGGTTAGCTTCAGTAGTCCTCCAACTAAAATTCCGAGTCTTGCTTCCCTTAGAGATTTTCCACCTAGCGTGCGCTGCACGACATATTGATTGGTATTCCAATAAAAAATATGTAACAAAAAAAGTCCGCTGAGGGCCCCGGTCCAAGGAAGTGTGGGATGGTTTGGTGGGAGATATAAATCCATTTTACTAAGGCCATCAACGCGATTTCCTTCTTTAGCAAAAAGTTCAAATATCCCACCCACTTCCGGTCTAGTGATGGAAAGGTAGGCAAGGAGTAATCCAGACGTTAAAATAAGAAAGGTTTGGATGACATCGGTGTAAACTACTGATTTCAAACCACCAAACCATGTGTAGATGGTTGATGTAAATGCAATCCAAATGACAACTTCTGTATAGGTAATTTGGGTTCCTGTATCTTTGATAAAGGGAAGAAAACTTCGGGCACCAATGTACAAAGCCCCTGTCAGTTGGATGGTGATTAAGATAAGTGAAATTCCTGAATAGATTTTCCCTGCACCGTTTCCAAATTTGCTTTGGAGGAATTGAGAGAGAGTATAGAATTTTTTACGTCGAAATAGCGGTAAAAAAACGAATGCTAAGAGAACAATTGCGGGTATTGATCCAAATTCGTAGTGGCTTTGCGCAAAACCTACAGAAAATCCAATTCCGAGCATTCCTACCAAATGGTTTGCTGAAATATTAGTTCCAAATAAGGATCCAGCAATCCCCCACCAAGGAAGGCTACGGCCCCCGAGGAAGTAATCAGAAGAGGAGGATTCTCTCCGACCGGCGTACATTCCGACGCACAAAACGAGGAGGAAGGTGAGTCCAAAAAAAAGAAAGTCGATACTTGTTATCATAACAGATAATTGATTCACCATATTAGATATTTTCTAAAATTCTGGCAAGCGATAGATTTCAGGGAATTCTCTCTTGTTTTTGTCTGAGACCTATCTTCCAGTAGAAAAACAATGAATCCGATCCCTAAAGCACCCGCCATTCGATCCGAAAATCCCGCCGTAGAAGTGTCCTGGTTTTGTGACCTTTGTAATGGAGACTATGAATACTTAGGAGTGCCAGATGGTTCCTTACGTTCTAGTTTCGAACATTGTTCGGATATCATTCGTGTGGCGGACGAACTCGGATACCAAAACATTCTCCTTCCTTCTTCTTACCAAACAGGCCAAGATACTTTAACTTTTGCCGCAGCCGCATCTCAATTCACAAAACAGATATCTCTCCTAACAGCGATTCGATGTGGAGAAATCCATCCCCCTATGCTTGCCCGCACTCTTTCGACTTTGGATCATATGTTAAAGGGAAGGCTGAATATCAATATCATATCCTCTGACCTTCCAGGAACTCAAAAAGATTCCAAAACAAGATATGAAATCTCCAAAGAAGTGATTCAGATATTACAACAAGGTTGGACTAGGGACCAGATCAAGTTCCAAGGAAAACACTAT
This genomic stretch from Leptospira meyeri harbors:
- a CDS encoding rhomboid family intramembrane serine protease, translating into MFIFEKANHNYRKPILTLGFIFLSMLTLFFNNTESYAFTPKKEFGFSIVSSIFFNSSFTEWLTNAVYLYMFADNIEAVVGHFNFFILILLFGILANLKNSSLSFL
- a CDS encoding SLC5 family protein, which encodes MITSIDFLFFGLTFLLVLCVGMYAGRRESSSSDYFLGGRSLPWWGIAGSLFGTNISANHLVGMLGIGFSVGFAQSHYEFGSIPAIVLLAFVFLPLFRRKKFYTLSQFLQSKFGNGAGKIYSGISLILITIQLTGALYIGARSFLPFIKDTGTQITYTEVVIWIAFTSTIYTWFGGLKSVVYTDVIQTFLILTSGLLLAYLSITRPEVGGIFELFAKEGNRVDGLSKMDLYLPPNHPTLPWTGALSGLFLLHIFYWNTNQYVVQRTLGGKSLREARLGILVGGLLKLTVPFFSILTGVAAYQIWTSLGETANIAPDEAFSKLLVLVVPFGYGLIGVILAGLLGAIFSSIDSMLHSAATLFTIDFYKPFREKLGEKLIDEEEMKVGRIFLLVFSALVTVLAILFVDPNSKKNFFIELSNQSSHFTPALLVVFLFGILNIKISSRMICITILLTPIFSFLIPVFYSEIAPESIKHLFGGELNFLHRVFFSFHFALVLLVSTALVQNRQRKNLEALPENVSSLPKQKLWMSLIFLRPNTKNWILFLILFFTLIAFRIKIPEYKIYLSISGFFLFVIYSFFITIKKRSSNQSAANLFRKRDEWLYGILLGFTFLFYLWF